Genomic DNA from Phyllostomus discolor isolate MPI-MPIP mPhyDis1 chromosome 12, mPhyDis1.pri.v3, whole genome shotgun sequence:
CCAGCAGGCACTACGTCAGCATCTGTCATATTTCCCCCCCACATGACCACGGACCATCATGCACTGGGTGTGTGTCTGGGCCCCCGTGGCAATCATGTGGTCCCCTCTACATCTAATAATCCAGAAGACTTCACATCTCCTTATCTGTAGACCAGTCACCTCAGGGGTCCCTAGTACTCTGGCTCCCTGCATCCCAGAATGCACCAGGCCCCACCTCCTGTCATGTCTTAGCCCCACGACTCGGCCACATCAGTGCCCCTCACTCGTCTGACTCACCCACTGCAACTTGCAGCTCATCATTAGGCCATATCCCATAATACATTAGATCTCTGTGTTTCAGAATGTACACAGGCCTCAAGTTTAGCCCCGTCTACCCCGCACCACCAAGCTCAAGTTCATTAGCTGTTGGGCTTGAGTGATGCAATGCCCCATGAAGAGCTGTGGTTTCATTTCCCAAAATGCACTAACTTATGGTGACTTGAATTTGCTGGGCCCCCTGTCTGACCTCAGTGACccggcacagtgcctggcccctTGTAAGGTCTACAGAACATCGGGTCTGTATTCCACGACGCTGTGGATGGGTCCGTCTCCTGTGTCCCACAAATGCCCTCTGTCCAATGTCCCATCATGCCTTGGGCAATGCCCATCACTCAAGTACCCAAAATGATTGACCAGTGGATCCTATGCTGGTCTGCAAATTGGCATGCCCTTCAAACTATGTCTGCAAATTCAAGGCTTCAAACtgcttgcccctccccccaccccaggcattaAAGCCCAGCGCTCCCCCAACACCCGCTGCCCATGGCTCAGATCTGCCCAACCTGCCGCACACCAGCGGCACCTTACGCCCAGGGCTCCCCCCCCCGCTGCCCAGGCAAGAAAGTGGGGCATGATGGCCCATGGTCCCTGGTACCAGAATCTTCTTGTGGAGCCTCTGGCAGCTGGGGCAAGCAGGAGCCAGGCCCTTTTGCTTCACTTCGTCCACGAGCGGGGTCAGTGCGCgctccagcagctgctgcagggacTCCGTGGACAACTGCTgcccctggctgggggaggggtgggcaccGGGACAAGAGGCCTAGCACTCACTCCATTCCCAGGATACCCACCTGCCCAGCCTCCGCCCAGACCCCCTTTCCACCATGCACCCACGCAACCTCGCCACCATGCACCAGGGCCGATGTGCAGTGCATGAGATGGCTTCTGGTTCCCACAGCAGCAGAATCCCACAATGCCTGGGGATTCTCACTCCCAGAGGGCATCCGATGGCCCTCAGTTCATCAACAACTCCTATTTCCCACAGTGGACTAATTAAACCCAGTCCCACACTCGATCGGAAGTCCTCCCCGTTCCTAACATGAACCCAGCATGGTATCCCTTGGCTTCTCGATACACCAAGGTCTCACCTTCCCCACAATGAGCTGGGAAACCCAGCCTCCCACCAGGCACCACATCCCAACCTTCCCACAGTGCACTAGAAATCCAGGATGCTTGACATAGATCAAGTCTTTCTTGTGTTCCACAAGACATTGACTCCACCTTGTGGGGAGGGAAGAAATGTGGCTCCCATAATGCACTGGAAATGTCTGGTCCTACAATACATGCATGGGGATGCCTTCCCTCCCACACTTGTCAATGTGCCCTCGCCCTCCATACTTCATCTTCATGGAATGCACTCactgccaggcctgggccccttACCTGGCACAGCGCATGCAAGGGCCTTGGGGGACCCGATCCAGGCTCATGGTGAGGTCAGACCCTCTTCGAGAGCTCTGAAATTGCCGGCCCAGCTCCTCCAGAATCGGTTTCATTGGGCCCAGCCCCTCCAGATCATTCCTCAGTGAAGCCACAGACACTGCTGACCGCTCCACCCTGAAGCGTGATAATAACCAGTGCGGCAACATCGCCTCTCCTAACAAAGCTGTGCGGGATACCCCACCAGGCCATGCCCCTCTCTGCTCTCATTGGGccctccttttctgttttaaggTCTAGAATGCCCCTCCTTGTTCTCTGATTGGCTTTCTCAGTTCCTACTTGGCTCCTCCCTTTGTCCTTTTTAGGCGTGGAAAAAAACCCTTCTGTAACTGGCTCCACCCCTCAGTCCTTATTAGGTAGCGCAGGCCCCTTCCTATGCTCTAATTGGAGCTTCCTCTAATTAGTCTGGCCTTCTTGGTCCCAGCGGATTGGTCTACCCTTTCCCTCCATGCCCCGCCTTGCCACACCTCATGCTTTGGTCCTTACATGGTGCACAGTTCGTCAGTCCGGCCCCGTAGTTCTTGCAGGCCCCGCGCAGTCTGTGCCTGCTCACGCTGTGCCCGCTCCCACTGGCCCAGGAAGCCATCgagcctgccacccaggccccCAAGCAGCCGCAGGGCCTCCtgcactgccccctcctcctgaTGCCACCGGACGGTCAAGGAGGACACCTCCCTCCTGGAGGGGCAGAGGTAAGGAACAGATCACGGATAGGTTCAGACTCGCCGGGTCTACCCCGCCCCACCAGGACCACATCCATGGCTCCAGGCCCATTCAGTCCCCAAATTCTCCCATCCTGTCCATTTCTTGGAATCCTTCTGTGTCCTCTACAACCCTGCCTTTGTCCTCTTAACAGGGATCTTGGCCATCACTCATCCTGCCCTTCAGCCCCACATCATCTCCTCCAAGGACTTAACCCTGCCCCTCCCAAAAAAGCCCGCCCACCTTAGCTGTACTCTAAGCTAAGTTCTTCCAGTTCCTGCCCTTCTGGGTCACCACACGCACACCACTCCCTTCTAGGTTCTTCAAGGCTCCACCCCCTAGGCCTTGCCCCCTAAGATCTTCCAGGCCCCAACCCCATCGCCAGCCCCACTCACCTGAGCTCCTCCAGGCCCGCAGACACCTTCTGCAACTCCTGGTCGCTCAAGATGAGGCCTTCCCCTGCTCGGGGTCCCAGTCCACGGCCCCCTGGGGCCAGGCTCCGCTGTCGTGGGGGCTCATCAGGGCTGCCCGGGGGGCCAGAGCAGCCTGGGGGCTGGGCGGCCAGGCTCAGGCCCTGCCTGGAGAGACCCGCCTCCAGCTtctgctccagctcctgcagctgggcctccTGCCTCCGGGGCGTCtcgtcctgcagctgctgctgcaggtaGCGCAGCTTCTCCTGGGCGGGCAAGGAGGGCATGGTTACTAGTCTAGCCCTTCTCTTCCCACCACTACCTCCACCCCCAAATGCACCCAAAGGATCCCTGAGATTAGAAAGTTAATGGATGTGGGGAGCAGGATGTTGGCAAGACTGGCTCAGAGTCTAAATGGACTCCCACTTGCTGTTCCTGGGGCCGTTTTTTCCCATTTCAAGTTCAACTACTTTAACCTCCTAAGGCCGACCCCCCTGTCCCTATCCAGCCCTCCACCCTCAATCCAGTCCTCCAAGGTGTCAGATTCCTGTCCCCCCTGTTTTGCAAGAATAACTGAAGCTCTTCCAACATTTTGTTGGGAAATGTGTGGGCACGCGGGCCCCACAGACATTCCCACTCAAAGTCCGACACAAATCCCTCCGTCCAGCACCTGAAGGAAGAAGTCTGACCAAGAACGGGAAGGGATGGGGTGCGGGGGCGTGGGGCGGGAAAGTTCCACCTGAAGCCTACTCAAGTTCCTTGTGTGTCTGATCCTCCTCCCAGACCCTGGGATCTCCCTTCCTCTTACCTCCAACAGGGCCGAGTTCTGCTTCAGGACGTTGGTTTTTATTTCCGCATCTTCCACCGACCGGGTCACCTTCCGGCAGTTCTCCTGGGTCAGGACACCAAGGCAGGGGCCCCGCCTTCCCATTCCAGCTCAGCCTCCCGGTGCTTCCCCGCCATTTCCCTACAGGCTCCACCTCTGATGCGAGGCACGATCCCACCCCCTTTCGCCCCCCAACCCAGCGTCTGCCTTCTTCATATTGGCCTGCCCCGTAGAAACCAGGTTCCTTGACTTTCTCCTTCAGCCTCTCCTGAGCTCCTTTTCTGCTCCCCCGACACCTGCCCACCCACTCCACTCCCCCCCagcttcctcccaccctcttcccAAGTCCATTCCTTTCTCCCAACCCGTTCCTGCCCCCAGTGGCTCACCTTGAGTTGAGTACAGTACCCTTCTAGTTCTTCCGCCTCTTGCCGCCTCCTCTCTAGATTTTCACTCAGCACAGAGCACTCACTCTGGGGTGTGAAGGGGAGGCAGGGTCAGCCAGCTCCGCAAGGGGACACCCcgtggggaggagaggctgggcctGGGAAGGTCGCCTCCCTTTCCCAGCCTGTGTACCTCCCCAACTGGGCTGTGGGTGCATCGAGTTGGGGAAGGAGCCTAAGAAGGCAGTGGGACCCCGGAGGGAGAGGAGGCGTTGGGGGAGGGTGGTCCTCACACCTGCAGCGTCTGCACGTGCTGATTAACCCGGGTCGTCTTTTCCTTCAAGCTGGTGATGGAGTCTTTGGCGCGAACCAATCCACTGTTGACCCCACTCTGGGGAAGAATGGGAGACAGGTGGGTCATGGGTGTGTGGGAGCACACCCCAACCGTGAGAAAGTCTGGAGCTGGGAGGATGCTGTTTACACCTTGATCCTGCCCTAGagtggctgtgtgactttgggtgtgGGCTGTGCCTCTGTCGTTCTTGGTATTCATGCTCTGAAAACCAGGGGTGGACTTGTTTTCTGCTTGGTgggcaggaagaaaaataagtaggACCAGGAGGGAGTGGGGTTTACAGGGAGCACTCAGATATGTGGAGGAAGGAAGATGGTCTCGACCAAACACAGATAAAAAGCATTGGGGTCAGCTGGACTGTTGTGGCTCTGTTAGTTGGAAAAgcgaaagtttgcaggttcgattcatggtcagggcacatgcctaggttgtgggtttagtccctggtctggtttcactccctctctttttccctcccttctcccctctctaagaataaatgaataaaatgaaataaaaagcctTTGGCATCCACacacataaataagaaaaactgtttttaaaaatattttgtttatttatttttagagaaaggggaaggagagagggagagaaccatcatgtgtagttgcctctcaaactccccctactgggaacctggcccatagtccagacaggtgccctgactggaaattgaactggtgaccctttgattcgaagcccacactcaatccactgagccacaccagccagggcagaaaaactGTTAAAACATGTTCTGACTTTCTCTCCAGGCATTGGAGAATTGAAAAGATTACTCACTCTCTAGAAACAAACACTCACTATGTACCAGGCCAAATACTTATACACAttccctcatttttttcctcataaccACATCTCTTGAGGTTATTTGGCCCATTCTGCTAGGGAGACAAGTGAGACTCAGAGAGAAGATGTCCCTTGCACTCCCAGGTACATGGCACATGAGGTGGCCTAAGCTCTGGGTTTAAAATTAAACGAGGCCCCCTTACGTGCTGTATACCTGGGAGTTCAAGGGATGTCCCCATATGGCCTTTGATCACcactacctttttttttccccagattttattatttatttttagagagaggggaagggagggggagagagggagggaaacatcaatgtgtggttgcctctcacgtgcctcctcctggggacctggcctgcaacccaggcacgtgccccaactgggaatcaaactgatggactctttggttcacaggctgatgctcaatccactgagccacagcagccagggcatgatCTCTGTTCCCTTTTGTCACTGTAAAATGCTTTGTGATTCCTGCCCAAGTGGCTCAGAAGGGATGCCTACAGCATGTTCCACTCTCAGCTCTTCCACATTTACATAAGAGTTAGCCTAACATATAATGTCCTAGCCAAAGACTACATTTCCAAGGCTCCCTTGCAGCCAGGTATGGTCAGGTGCCTAAGTTTTGCATTATGAAAAGTGAGTGGGATAAAAGAAGACAATTTCCAAGTCAGGACTTTcacaagagaaaggagagagaatggcCCCATTTCTTTGTTCATACTGGCAGGAATGCAAAATTGATGGCTAAAGCCAGAGCAGCTATCTTGGACCGTGCGATGGAAGACAGAACCAGACAGAAGAAGCCTGAATCCCAACACTGTGGAGCCATCACGCACAGTTCCATCCACTGAAGAAGACTTACACAGAGGAGATACCACTTGCCATCTCCTTTAAGCTGtgctattttgtgtctttttgttatagcagccaaaCCTGTGACTTAATAGCTGAGCCACCAGAACACAGAAGCCTGCTATACTTGTTgagactttcatttttaaagattttatttattttaagagagagggaaagggagggagaaagagagggagagaaacatcgatttgaaAGAGAAACACCTATCACtggcctcttgtatgcaccccatcTGGgaaccgaacccgcaacccaggcatgtgctctgactgggaattgaaccgatgacctttCACTTCGTGGGATGATgatggccaaccaactgagccacaccgatcaGGGCTACTTGTTCAGGCTTTTATGTGAGAAGTAAACCATCCTGCTTAAACAGGTAATCATGGTTTCTTTCACATTTGCTGAACTGATacacaaagaaaagagagaacaagTTTCCTACACTGTAAGATGGGGACAACATTACATTTCTCGCGTGATTTCTGTGAACATGTGTGATAAGAAATATTGTATTCAGGCGACAGCAAAGTGAAGGAGTCAAAACCCCCCAAATTCCACCTCTccataaaatcaatgaaaaaagcTGGCAAAAACTGTAAGAGTTAAGTCATCAAGAAGCTATAAcaattataaatcttttttttttttttagtttttctttagccttggctggtgtggctgagtggattgagtgccagcctgtaaaccaaagtgctgctggtttgattcccaatcagggcacatgtttgggttgcgggctgggtccctggccaggggtgcatgagagacaagcacacactggtgtttctctccctttctttctcctttccttcccctctctctaaaaataagtaaaatctctaaaaaatatacagattttatttatttgtttttagacagaggggacagcagggagagaaagagggagagaaatatcaatgtgtggttgcctcttgggtgccCCTTACTGGgcagatgtgccctgactgggaaccgaactggcgaccctttggttggcaggctggcactcaatccactgagccataccagccagggcaacaattaTAAATCTCTATGTACTGAACAGGACTTCAAAACACATGAAATCAAAACTGACAGAATTGAAGGGAGAAACTGACAGTTCAACCTTAATTGTTGACTTCAATACTTCACTTTTAATGATGGATAGAATAACTAGACGGAAGACCAGCAAGGagatagaaaatctgaacaacaGTATAAATCAAGCAGCCCTGATAGACATCTGTAGAACACGCCACATAACAATGGTGGAATGCACATTCTTCCCAAGTGCACATGAAAGGTTCTCCAAAATTCtcacaaaatatgtttttttaccTCGGTGAGCTCAGTAGAATGAGTTTAGAGATCAACACTAGAATGAAATTTGACAAAGTCACAAATATATGGAAACTAAGTACTATACACTGAAACAACCggtgggaagaagaagaaatcaagaaaaaccaTACAATGCTTTCGAATGTAGAAGCATGAAAACACAGtaaaccaaaacttatgggatcaCAGAAAACAATACTTGGCGGGAAATTTGGAGCTCTAAACCCCtacatcaaaaaagaaagaacacaagaTTAATAACCTAAACTGCTgctttaagaaactagaaaaagaagaacatacTAAATGTAGGGCTAGCACAGGGAAGGAAACAGTAAAGATTAGGAtggtaaaaaatgaaatgggGAATAGAAAAACAGTAGTAAAATCCACAAAATGAGAAGTTGgtttttgtaaaaaaatcaacataattgacaaatctttagctaTGTTGATCATGAGAAGGAGGAGACACACTATTTAAAATTAGGAAGGAAAGGGGGCATTACTCCtgatttaaggaaaagaaaaggattaTAAGGGAATACTATGGCCACTTGCATGCCATTGAGTTTGATAACCTAGATGAAGTGGGAGAATTCCTAGGAAAATGCTAAGAAAAGGATTATAAGGGAATACTATGGCCACTTGCATGCCATTGAGTTTGATAACCTAGATGAAGTGGGAGAATTCCTAGGAAAATGCTAACTGAAACCGACTCAGGaagaactgggacaactgtatagATCTACAATGAGTAAAGAGATCAACTTAATAATCAAGCTTCCAACAAAGGAAAGCCCagtaccagatggtttcactgatgAATTAGACcaatcattaaaaaagaattgcTACCAATCCATctcagactaaaaaaaaaaaaaaaaaaaaagacaggatgGAACAGTTTCTAATTGATTATATGAGGTTAATACTGCCCTGATACCCAAAccaaagacatcacaagaaaataatactatagaccaatatcccttcTGAAGACAGTCacaaaaattttgaataaaatcctAACACATCAATTCCAGCAGCATGTAAAAAAGGATTACATGCCATAATCAAGTAGGAtgtatcccaggaatgcaaagttggttttACATGGAGAAATCAATCAATGCAATGTATAACATTagtagaaaataggggaaaaaagcacatg
This window encodes:
- the TSKS gene encoding testis-specific serine kinase substrate isoform X1; amino-acid sequence: MSHEPMHWCLNLKRSSACTNVSLLNLAAVEPTDSSATDSITDDSGLLALPSASPTPPWAPEDPDITELLSGVNSGLVRAKDSITSLKEKTTRVNQHVQTLQSECSVLSENLERRRQEAEELEGYCTQLKENCRKVTRSVEDAEIKTNVLKQNSALLEEKLRYLQQQLQDETPRRQEAQLQELEQKLEAGLSRQGLSLAAQPPGCSGPPGSPDEPPRQRSLAPGGRGLGPRAGEGLILSDQELQKVSAGLEELRREVSSLTVRWHQEEGAVQEALRLLGGLGGRLDGFLGQWERAQREQAQTARGLQELRGRTDELCTMVERSAVSVASLRNDLEGLGPMKPILEELGRQFQSSRRGSDLTMSLDRVPQGPCMRCASQGQQLSTESLQQLLERALTPLVDEVKQKGLAPACPSCQRLHKKILPSQASPAAPTLLSPGAGAPGLGQTRQGRGPELHPSDGPRRGLAGQEPAADGQDEAGVRKEAEGKGGGEKAASLDYLHLKMCSLHDQLSTLPLEGSTGTMGGGGSGGGTPPKRGGPNS
- the TSKS gene encoding testis-specific serine kinase substrate isoform X3, translated to MSHEPMHWCLNLKRSSACTNVSLLNLAAVEPTDSSATDSITDDSGLLALPSASPTPPWAPEDPDITELLSGVNSGLVRAKDSITSLKEKTTRVNQHVQTLQSECSVLSENLERRRQEAEELEGYCTQLKENCRKVTRSVEDAEIKTNVLKQNSALLEEKLRYLQQQLQDETPRRQEAQLQELEQKLEAGLSRQGLSLAAQPPGCSGPPGSPDEPPRQRSLAPGGRGLGPRAGEGLILSDQELQKVSAGLEELRVERSAVSVASLRNDLEGLGPMKPILEELGRQFQSSRRGSDLTMSLDRVPQGPCMRCASQGQQLSTESLQQLLERALTPLVDEVKQKGLAPACPSCQRLHKKILPSQASPAAPTLLSPGAGAPGLGQTRQGRGPELHPSDGPRRGLAGQEPAADGQDEAGVRKEAEGKGGGEKAASLDYLHLKMCSLHDQLSTLPLEGSTGTMGGGGSGGGTPPKRGGPNS
- the TSKS gene encoding testis-specific serine kinase substrate isoform X5, coding for MASVVVKTIWQSKEIHEAGDPPAGVESRSQIVPEAPGVVTSPAKGVAKKKKAVSFLGVEPRMSHEPMHWCLNLKRSSACTNVSLLNLAAVEPTDSSATDSITDDSGLLALPSASPTPPWAPEDPDITELLSGVNSGLVRAKDSITSLKEKTTRVNQHVQTLQSECSVLSENLERRRQEAEELEGYCTQLKENCRKVTRSVEDAEIKTNVLKQNSALLEEKLRYLQQQLQDETPRRQEAQLQELEQKLEAGLSRQGLSLAAQPPGCSGPPGSPDEPPRQRSLAPGGRGLGPRAGEGLILSDQELQKVSAGLEELRREVSSLTVRWHQEEGAVQEALRLLGGLGGRLDGFLGQWERAQREQAQTARGLQELRGRTDELCTMVERSAVSVASLRNDLEGLGPMKPILEELGRQFQSSRRGSDLTMSLDRVPQGPCMRCASQGQQLSTESLQQLLERALTPLVDEVKQKGLAPACPSCQRLHKKILELERQALAKHVRAEALSSTLRMAQDEALRAKNLLLTDKMKPEEKAASLDYLHLKMCSLHDQLSTLPLEGSTGTMGGGGSGGGTPPKRGGPNS
- the TSKS gene encoding testis-specific serine kinase substrate isoform X2, producing the protein MSHEPMHWCLNLKRSSACTNVSLLNLAAVEPTDSSATDSITDDSGLLALPSASPTPPWAPEDPDITELLSGVNSGLVRAKDSITSLKEKTTRVNQHVQTLQSECSVLSENLERRRQEAEELEGYCTQLKENCRKVTRSVEDAEIKTNVLKQNSALLEEKLRYLQQQLQDETPRRQEAQLQELEQKLEAGLSRQGLSLAAQPPGCSGPPGSPDEPPRQRSLAPGGRGLGPRAGEGLILSDQELQKVSAGLEELRREVSSLTVRWHQEEGAVQEALRLLGGLGGRLDGFLGQWERAQREQAQTARGLQELRGRTDELCTMVERSAVSVASLRNDLEGLGPMKPILEELGRQFQSSRRGSDLTMSLDRVPQGPCMRCASQGQQLSTESLQQLLERALTPLVDEVKQKGLAPACPSCQRLHKKILPSQASPAAPTLLSPGAGAPGLGQTRQGRGPELHPSDGPRRGLAGQEPAADGQDEAGGEGGLSGLSALEDVLPPRPAQHPAT
- the TSKS gene encoding testis-specific serine kinase substrate isoform X4, which encodes MSHEPMHWCLNLKRSSACTNVSLLNLAAVEPTDSSATDSITDDSGLLALPSASPTPPWAPEDPDITELLSGVNSGLVRAKDSITSLKEKTTRVNQHVQTLQSECSVLSENLERRRQEAEELEGYCTQLKENCRKVTRSVEDAEIKTNVLKQNSALLEEKLRYLQQQLQDETPRRQEAQLQELEQKLEAGLSRQGLSLAAQPPGCSGPPGSPDEPPRQRSLAPGGRGLGPRAGEGLILSDQELQKVSAGLEELRREVSSLTVRWHQEEGAVQEALRLLGGLGGRLDGFLGQWERAQREQAQTARGLQELRGRTDELCTMVERSAVSVASLRNDLEGLGPMKPILEELGRQFQSSRRGSDLTMSLDRVPQGPCMRCASQGQQLSTESLQQLLERALTPLVDEVKQKGLAPACPSCQRLHKKILELERQALAKHVRAEALSSTLRMAQDEALRAKNLLLTDKMKPE